The Spirosoma foliorum genome has a window encoding:
- a CDS encoding SDR family oxidoreductase: protein MKKILVIGASGFVGRYLTRQLLADGYQVRCLARNPDKVKDLAESGCEVVQGDITDKASVQQALESIDAVYVSIHTLAPQHSSTAEQGFMDIEMNGLQNIVEGCQRHQVRRLIYVTSLGISAHSKDAWTRGRWKAQQYLLNSDLDVTIIQPGMIVGIGGQGFNMVLANAQKNLAFVIGSGQNKHRSIAIDDLVYNLIGVLNEPKAFGQCYEVGNDDVLTSDQLIDTAAEVIGHSHPRKIHIPLALLRFAAPLIERMAKSPKGAIKGALDGLGEDMIGNPSAIRALLARKPLSYKEAVSRAFEVYKQQ from the coding sequence ATGAAAAAGATTTTGGTTATTGGCGCATCCGGATTTGTGGGACGTTACCTGACCCGCCAATTACTCGCAGACGGTTATCAGGTACGGTGTCTTGCCCGTAATCCAGATAAAGTCAAAGACCTTGCGGAATCAGGCTGCGAAGTCGTTCAAGGAGACATAACGGACAAAGCCTCTGTTCAACAGGCGCTTGAATCAATAGATGCCGTTTATGTGTCCATACATACGCTGGCTCCCCAACATTCCAGCACGGCGGAACAGGGTTTTATGGACATCGAAATGAATGGGTTGCAAAACATTGTCGAGGGTTGCCAACGCCACCAGGTTCGTCGTCTGATTTATGTTACCTCCCTAGGCATTTCTGCACATTCAAAAGATGCCTGGACACGCGGGCGCTGGAAAGCCCAACAGTATTTGTTAAACAGTGATCTCGACGTAACCATCATCCAGCCGGGCATGATCGTTGGTATAGGTGGTCAGGGTTTCAATATGGTACTGGCAAATGCGCAGAAAAATCTGGCCTTTGTGATCGGGAGTGGGCAAAATAAGCACCGCAGCATTGCCATTGATGATCTTGTTTACAACCTTATTGGTGTCCTGAATGAACCGAAAGCTTTTGGGCAGTGCTATGAGGTCGGTAATGACGATGTCTTGACGAGTGATCAGTTGATCGATACAGCTGCTGAAGTGATCGGCCATTCCCACCCCCGAAAAATTCATATCCCCTTGGCCTTATTACGATTTGCAGCACCGCTGATTGAGCGCATGGCGAAATCACCAAAGGGAGCCATAAAAGGGGCATTGGATGGTCTTGGCGAGGATATGATCGGCAACCCTTCGGCTATACGAGCGTTATTAGCTCGAAAGCCACTTTCGTACAAGGAAGCCGTTTCCCGAGCCTTCGAAGTGTACAAACAACAATAG